In Deltaproteobacteria bacterium, the following proteins share a genomic window:
- a CDS encoding prepilin peptidase gives MNLETLYAVYFFIFGLVFGSFLNVCIARIPEGESIVAPRSKCPGCQSAIAFYDNIPLLSFLLLRGKCRHCHAKISWLYPSVEFLTGLLAYFCFIKLRLPLPSLLWFLFFISPLIVISVIDLKHYLIPDILSLPSIALGFLLHAYSNGSLHWKEALLDSFLGALLGAGILFLIAFLYEYLRKQEGLGGGDVKLAAMLGAFLGWKSIFFIFFYASLTASLLGLSLILINKFRFQSKLPFGPFLSFGAILYFFKGSQFLFHFIRFLHPMR, from the coding sequence ATGAATTTGGAAACTCTCTATGCAGTCTATTTTTTTATTTTCGGGCTTGTCTTTGGTTCTTTCCTCAATGTCTGTATTGCAAGAATTCCAGAAGGGGAATCCATTGTAGCACCGAGGTCCAAATGCCCGGGTTGCCAGTCGGCCATTGCATTTTACGATAATATTCCTCTGCTCAGTTTTCTTCTTTTACGGGGGAAGTGCAGACATTGTCATGCTAAAATTTCGTGGCTTTATCCTTCTGTGGAATTTTTAACAGGTTTGCTTGCTTACTTTTGTTTTATAAAACTTAGATTGCCTCTTCCTTCTCTTCTTTGGTTTTTATTTTTTATTTCTCCTCTCATCGTCATTAGCGTTATCGACTTAAAACATTATCTCATTCCGGACATTCTCAGTCTTCCAAGTATCGCTTTGGGTTTTCTCCTTCATGCCTACAGCAACGGTAGTCTTCATTGGAAAGAGGCCTTGTTGGATTCTTTTTTGGGGGCCTTGCTTGGTGCAGGCATTTTATTTCTCATCGCTTTTCTTTATGAATATCTTCGTAAACAAGAGGGCTTGGGGGGAGGCGATGTTAAATTGGCGGCTATGTTGGGCGCTTTTTTGGGTTGGAAATCCATTTTTTTTATTTTCTTTTATGCCTCCTTAACCGCGTCTCTCCTGGGTTTGAGCTTGATTTTGATCAATAAATTTCGTTTTCAATCGAAGTTACCTTTTGGCCCCTTTCTTTCATTTGGGGCAATTCTGTATTTTTTTAAGGGATCACAATTCCTTTTTCATTTTATACGCTTTCTTCATCCAATGCGTTAA
- the aroC gene encoding chorismate synthase — protein sequence MANLRYLTSGESHGPALTVILEGMPAGVPVSSEKINIQLWRRQQGYGRGGRMSIEKDEVQILSGIRFGQTLGSPITLQVHNKDWVSWQEEMAIEGKFGKLKRVVTKPRPGHADLVGGMKYNHRDLRNILERASARETTVRVACGALVRQLLEALGVPLTSYVKSIGRVKVSAEPPAFDKLVARCEKSPVRTFDAKAELAMIKIIDQARKSGNSLGGVIEVLAFNLPPGLGSYVQWDRKLDGKLAQALMSIQAIKGVEIGLGFEAARLLGSEVHDSLYYNSKEKKYVRKSNGAGGLEGSMTNGEPLVLRAAMKPISTLYKPLDSVDIESKQAYKASIERSDVCAVPAAAVIAENVVAITLADAFLEKFGGDSLLELKKNLKGYLKQVQNF from the coding sequence ATGGCTAATTTAAGATATTTGACAAGTGGGGAGTCCCACGGTCCGGCGCTGACGGTGATTCTTGAAGGAATGCCGGCCGGGGTTCCCGTTTCCTCCGAAAAAATCAACATTCAATTATGGCGGCGCCAACAAGGTTATGGTCGGGGTGGCCGTATGAGCATTGAAAAGGATGAAGTTCAAATTCTTTCGGGCATCCGCTTTGGTCAAACCTTGGGTTCTCCTATTACCTTGCAAGTACACAACAAAGATTGGGTGAGTTGGCAAGAAGAGATGGCGATAGAGGGAAAGTTTGGGAAACTCAAGCGAGTAGTCACCAAGCCCCGACCTGGTCATGCCGATTTAGTCGGGGGGATGAAATACAATCACCGCGATCTTCGAAATATTTTGGAGCGTGCCTCGGCTCGTGAAACTACCGTGAGAGTTGCCTGTGGGGCTCTTGTCCGGCAATTACTAGAAGCTTTAGGTGTTCCTCTCACTTCTTATGTGAAGTCTATTGGAAGAGTAAAGGTAAGCGCGGAGCCCCCTGCTTTTGATAAGCTCGTGGCACGTTGTGAAAAATCTCCTGTTCGAACTTTCGATGCAAAAGCAGAATTGGCGATGATCAAAATCATCGATCAGGCCAGAAAAAGCGGAAACAGCTTGGGTGGAGTTATTGAAGTTTTGGCCTTCAATTTGCCGCCGGGTTTAGGCTCTTATGTTCAGTGGGATAGAAAGCTGGATGGAAAACTGGCTCAGGCCCTGATGAGCATTCAAGCGATTAAAGGCGTCGAGATAGGTCTGGGTTTCGAGGCCGCTCGTCTTTTGGGATCGGAAGTCCACGATTCTCTCTATTATAATTCCAAAGAAAAAAAATATGTTCGCAAGTCCAATGGCGCCGGAGGTCTGGAAGGCAGCATGACCAACGGGGAGCCTTTGGTTTTACGTGCGGCCATGAAACCGATTTCAACTTTGTACAAACCTCTGGACTCGGTGGATATTGAAAGCAAGCAAGCTTACAAGGCCTCGATTGAGAGATCGGATGTTTGTGCAGTGCCGGCCGCTGCGGTTATTGCAGAAAATGTGGTGGCGATTACCTTGGCGGATGCCTTCCTCGAAAAATTTGGAGGGGATTCTCTTTTGGAGTTGAAGAAAAATTTAAAGGGATATTTGAAACAGGTACAAAATTTTTAG
- the gatC gene encoding Asp-tRNA(Asn)/Glu-tRNA(Gln) amidotransferase subunit GatC, with product MINHEDVRKIAGLAKLEISANALDKFTEQMNQILGFIENLNKLDTKNIEPTSHALGLASAFRKDEVQESRIQAQVFEGAPRQEENLFMVPKVIG from the coding sequence ATGATCAACCACGAAGACGTCCGGAAAATTGCAGGACTTGCAAAACTTGAAATTTCCGCCAATGCGCTGGACAAGTTCACCGAACAAATGAATCAAATTTTAGGTTTCATCGAAAATTTGAACAAACTCGATACCAAAAACATTGAACCCACTTCCCATGCCCTGGGATTGGCCTCTGCCTTTCGCAAAGATGAAGTTCAAGAAAGTAGAATTCAAGCACAGGTGTTTGAGGGGGCTCCCAGACAGGAAGAAAATTTGTTTATGGTTCCGAAGGTAATTGGATAA
- a CDS encoding zf-TFIIB domain-containing protein codes for MKSAHMHNKHFTPEEQYFAQEEIEKLKKLADDKKSKISANEEQKLKQLHWMRCAKCGHELHEMFFHGYTIDKCFHCGGVFLDNTDLKKMIGEESGLLKAILSLFKLS; via the coding sequence ATGAAAAGCGCGCACATGCACAACAAACATTTTACACCCGAAGAACAATACTTTGCTCAAGAAGAAATTGAAAAGCTTAAAAAGCTGGCTGACGATAAAAAAAGTAAAATTTCGGCCAATGAAGAGCAAAAACTCAAACAACTTCATTGGATGAGGTGCGCAAAATGTGGTCACGAACTCCATGAAATGTTCTTTCATGGATACACAATAGACAAATGCTTTCATTGCGGGGGGGTTTTTCTCGACAATACTGATTTAAAAAAGATGATCGGGGAAGAATCGGGTTTACTGAAAGCCATTTTGAGTTTGTTTAAACTTTCTTAA
- a CDS encoding XRE family transcriptional regulator, with the protein MTNSENNNPVPIVPVKNFVRKYRESLLVSKAELARKASLSALTIDRIESGMSCRMDTKRKILLALGLQLSDKEKVFPESEENQNG; encoded by the coding sequence ATGACGAATTCCGAAAATAATAATCCTGTCCCCATTGTCCCTGTAAAAAACTTTGTCAGAAAGTATCGCGAAAGCTTGTTAGTCAGTAAGGCCGAGCTTGCTCGCAAAGCTAGTTTATCCGCGTTGACTATTGATCGCATCGAGTCGGGCATGAGTTGTCGCATGGACACCAAACGCAAAATTTTACTGGCATTGGGTTTGCAGCTTTCCGATAAAGAAAAAGTTTTTCCTGAATCTGAAGAAAATCAAAATGGCTAA
- a CDS encoding shikimate kinase, with translation MASFPSLITLCGFMGTGKSAVGKSLSLALRYQFFDSDREIQAREARSIQQIFETEGEEHFRKIEKETLSKFLSKNEKTVLSVGGGAILDKENFQLLASSSVMILLSANVDEIVRRLGHENERPLLQGGDRRKKIEKLLQDRKKIYSKVKIQIDTSGLAIDEVVQKIIERLKKEYP, from the coding sequence ATGGCATCTTTTCCATCCTTAATCACACTCTGCGGTTTCATGGGTACGGGTAAAAGTGCAGTAGGCAAATCGCTTTCTCTGGCACTGAGATATCAATTTTTTGACAGTGATCGAGAAATTCAGGCGCGTGAAGCGCGAAGCATCCAGCAGATCTTTGAGACAGAAGGGGAGGAGCATTTCCGTAAGATTGAAAAAGAAACCCTCTCCAAGTTTCTTTCCAAAAATGAAAAAACAGTTTTATCCGTAGGGGGTGGCGCTATTTTGGATAAAGAAAATTTTCAGCTTTTGGCTTCTTCCAGCGTCATGATTCTTCTCTCTGCGAATGTCGATGAAATTGTAAGGCGTTTAGGGCATGAAAATGAACGGCCACTTTTACAGGGCGGAGATAGACGAAAAAAAATTGAGAAATTGTTGCAGGATCGAAAAAAAATTTATTCCAAGGTGAAGATTCAAATCGATACGAGCGGCTTGGCTATTGATGAAGTCGTTCAAAAAATTATTGAGCGACTTAAAAAAGAATATCCATGA
- a CDS encoding type II toxin-antitoxin system Phd/YefM family antitoxin: protein MTTMNATEFKAKCLTLMDHVQSTGEVISITKRGQEVARLVPSPNPKRRQKLLQQLKGSVQIHFDLTQPTLSEQAIENVLVHSERKIHGSAH, encoded by the coding sequence ATGACCACAATGAACGCCACTGAATTTAAGGCAAAATGTTTAACCTTGATGGACCATGTACAAAGTACAGGCGAAGTCATTTCCATCACCAAGAGAGGCCAAGAAGTAGCCCGTCTGGTTCCCTCCCCAAACCCAAAACGAAGACAGAAGTTGCTGCAACAGCTCAAAGGTTCTGTTCAAATTCACTTCGATTTAACCCAGCCCACACTGTCTGAACAAGCGATAGAGAATGTGCTTGTTCATTCTGAAAGAAAAATTCATGGCTCGGCTCATTGA
- a CDS encoding type II toxin-antitoxin system VapC family toxin, with the protein MARLIDTHIWIWWLTGSNLLSLKERLALENEDEPLLLSSISLWEASLLHEMERIKLLPNAQAWVKMATSPDLVQVLDLSPEIVSEIFSKKMKTLHKDPADRIIVASARALKIPLHTHDKKIIQSGLVKIWKP; encoded by the coding sequence ATGGCTCGGCTCATTGATACTCATATCTGGATCTGGTGGCTTACAGGTTCTAACCTCTTGTCTCTCAAAGAGAGACTGGCTCTAGAAAATGAGGATGAGCCTTTGTTGCTCTCGAGTATCTCCTTGTGGGAAGCAAGTTTGTTGCATGAGATGGAAAGAATAAAATTATTACCGAACGCTCAGGCTTGGGTGAAAATGGCAACTTCTCCGGATCTAGTGCAGGTGCTTGATTTAAGTCCTGAGATAGTTTCAGAAATCTTTTCCAAGAAAATGAAAACCCTTCATAAAGATCCTGCAGATCGTATTATTGTAGCAAGCGCTCGGGCCTTAAAAATTCCTCTTCATACTCACGATAAAAAGATTATCCAATCGGGACTAGTAAAGATTTGGAAGCCTTGA
- the gatA gene encoding Asp-tRNA(Asn)/Glu-tRNA(Gln) amidotransferase subunit GatA — protein sequence MSLTQLTLAQLHEKIKSKEVSSKEATQAQFKRIRDLDSKVQAYLTLCEDAALKQAEALDSQISKGLEVKPLTGVPFALKDIFVTQGIQTTCASKILENYIPPYNGTAVQKLLDAGIVLTGKLNMDEFAMGSSTETSAYKKTRNPWDLERTPGGSSGGSSAAIAADLCFATLGTDTGGSIRQPAALTSTVGLKPTYGRVSRYGVIAFASSLDQVGPMTKEVRDAALVLNAIAGFDPKDSTSVNTPVPDYTKALTGEVKGVRIGIPKEYFVSGMDKEIEESVREAIKVYEKLGAVCEEVSLPHTEYGVATYYIIAPAEASSNLARYDGVRYGHRSSKANTLEEMYRLSRSEGFGAEVKRRIMLGTYVLSAGYYDAYYIKAQKVRTLIRQDFEAAFKKFDVLLTPVTPNPAFKIGEKTSDPLAMYLSDIFTINVNLAGLPGMSLPCGFTRSGLPIGMQLLAKPFAEEKIFQAAYAYEQNTEWHLRKAKI from the coding sequence ATGTCGCTCACCCAACTCACACTCGCTCAACTTCACGAAAAAATTAAAAGCAAAGAGGTCAGCTCGAAAGAGGCGACTCAGGCTCAATTTAAACGCATTCGAGACTTGGATTCCAAGGTGCAAGCTTATCTTACTCTCTGTGAAGACGCAGCGCTCAAACAAGCCGAGGCCCTCGATTCCCAGATTTCAAAAGGCCTGGAAGTAAAACCTCTCACCGGAGTTCCCTTTGCCTTAAAAGATATTTTTGTCACTCAAGGGATCCAAACCACCTGTGCCTCTAAAATTTTAGAAAATTATATCCCCCCTTATAATGGAACCGCGGTTCAAAAATTACTGGATGCCGGCATTGTGCTCACTGGAAAATTGAACATGGATGAATTTGCCATGGGCTCTTCCACTGAAACCTCTGCTTACAAAAAGACACGTAACCCCTGGGATTTAGAGCGTACTCCTGGAGGATCCAGCGGGGGAAGTTCCGCCGCCATTGCAGCCGATTTGTGTTTTGCCACTCTGGGAACGGATACCGGAGGTTCTATTCGTCAACCGGCGGCTCTTACTTCTACAGTGGGACTTAAACCTACCTATGGACGGGTTTCGCGTTATGGCGTCATCGCCTTTGCCTCTTCTCTGGATCAAGTAGGCCCCATGACCAAAGAGGTGCGCGATGCAGCCCTTGTCCTCAATGCGATTGCGGGTTTTGATCCAAAGGACTCCACCTCGGTGAACACGCCCGTGCCCGATTACACAAAAGCCTTAACGGGGGAGGTGAAGGGTGTGCGCATCGGCATTCCCAAAGAATATTTCGTGAGCGGGATGGACAAAGAAATTGAAGAGTCAGTACGGGAGGCCATCAAAGTGTATGAAAAGTTGGGGGCCGTTTGCGAAGAAGTCTCGCTACCCCACACCGAATACGGCGTAGCCACTTATTATATTATTGCCCCCGCAGAGGCCAGTTCAAACCTGGCTCGTTACGATGGCGTCCGCTATGGACATCGCAGCAGCAAGGCCAATACTCTGGAAGAGATGTACAGGCTTTCCCGCAGTGAGGGCTTCGGCGCAGAAGTGAAACGCCGTATCATGCTCGGCACCTATGTTTTATCGGCGGGATACTACGATGCCTACTATATCAAGGCACAGAAAGTACGAACTCTCATTCGGCAGGATTTTGAAGCGGCCTTTAAAAAATTTGATGTCTTACTCACACCCGTCACCCCTAATCCCGCCTTTAAAATTGGAGAAAAAACTTCCGATCCTTTAGCGATGTACCTCTCTGATATCTTTACCATCAACGTGAATTTGGCAGGATTACCCGGAATGAGCCTCCCCTGCGGATTCACCCGCAGCGGGCTTCCCATTGGAATGCAACTGCTTGCAAAACCCTTTGCAGAAGAAAAAATTTTTCAGGCCGCTTATGCTTACGAACAAAACACGGAGTGGCATTTGAGGAAGGCGAAGATTTAA